The following proteins come from a genomic window of Pleuronectes platessa chromosome 2, fPlePla1.1, whole genome shotgun sequence:
- the prph gene encoding peripherin encodes MTHSMQTSTSYRRTFGSPHPISMSSYSPVSTRMTPSSGRYMRSSSPMVASRATSYHQQRSRPTTQPSRLSYDKVDFTLSEAINQEFLATRNNEKAELQDLNDRFASFIEKVRYLEQQNGALQQELNQFKGQQQHGQPNRVSDLCQEEMREMRRQLDAVGKERDQFQMERDNLAEDLTLLKQRLDEEAQKRADAEGNLVSFRKDVDDATLARLELERKIESLMDEIEFLKKLHDEEIQDVQVSVQTQQLKMEVDHSARPDLTGALRDIRAQYETIASKNMQESEDWYQSKFVDLTESAKRNTDALRQAKQEANESRRQIQSLTCEVDAVKNTNEALLRQMREMEDQFGNEIGNYQDNVGRLEEEIRHLKDEMARHLREYQDLLNVKMALDIEIATYRKLLEGEESRITVPMLSMGMSNHFGDRDYEQTPVSGSKRTVLIKTVETRDGEVVKESRREKERDSGHSDGADKDDKEE; translated from the exons ATGACCCACTCAATGCAAACCTCCACTTCCTACAGGCGCACTTTTGGGAGCCCACACCCCATCTCCATGTCCTCCTACTCTCCTGTGTCTACCCGCATGACCCCGTCTAGCGGACGCTACATGCGTTCATCCTCACCTATGGTGGCGTCCCGGGCCACCTCCTACCACCAGCAGCGTTCCCGCCCAACCACTCAGCCCTCTCGCCTCTCCTACGACAAGGTGGACTTCACCCTGTCTGAAGCCATCAACCAGGAGTTCTTGGCCACCCGCAACAATGAGAAGGCCGAGCTGCAGGACCTCAATGACCGTTTTGCCAGCTTCATCGAGAAGGTGCGTTACCTGGAGCAGCAGAACGGTGCGCTGCAGCAGGAGCTCAACCAGTTCAAGGGCCAGCAGCAGCACGGCCAGCCCAACCGCGTCTCGGATCTCTgccaggaggagatgagggagaTGAGGCGCCAGCTTGACGCCGTCGGCAAGGAGAGGGACCAGTTCCAGATGGAGAGGGACAACCTGGCTGAGGACCTGACTCTGCTCAAGCAGAG GTTGGATGAAGAAGCTCAGAAGAGGGCAGATGCTGAGGGCAACCTGGTTTCCTTCCGCAAG GATGTGGATGATGCCACGTTGGCTCgtctggagctggagagaaAGATCGAGTCTCTGATGGATGAGATTGAATTCCTGAAAAAGCTCCATGATGAA GAAATCCAGGACGTACAAGTGAGTGTCCAGACCCAGCAGCTGAAGATGGAGGTGGACCACAGCGCCAGGCCTGATTTAACTGGTGCCCTGAGGGACATCAGGGCTCAGTATGAGACCATCGCCTCAAAGAACATGCAGGAGTCCGAGGACTGGTACCAGTCCAAG TTTGTGGATTTGACTGAGTCTGCAAAGCGCAACACTGACGCGCTGAGGCAGGCCAAGCAGGAAGCCAATGAGTCCAGGAGGCAGATTCAGTCCCTCACCTGTGAAGTTGATGCTGTGAAGAATACG AATGAAGCTCTGCTGAGGCAGATGCGAGAAATGGAGGACCAGTTTGGCAATGAGATTGGCAACTACCAGGACAATGTGGGCAGACTGGAGGAAGAGATCCGCCATCTGAAGGACGAGATGGCTCGCCACCTTAGGGAGTACCAGGACCTCCTCAATGTGAAAATGGCTTTGGACATCGAGATCGCCACTTACCGTAAACtgctggagggggaggagagcag GATTACTGTCCCCATGTTAAGCATGGGTATGAGCAATCACTTTGGAGACCGAG ACTATGAACAAACTCCAGTGAGCGGGAGCAAGAGGACTGTGCTGATAAAGACAGTTGAGACTAGAGATGGAGAG GTGGTGAAGGAGTccaggagggagaaggaaagagacTCAGGCCACAGTGATGGAGCCGACAAGGACGATAAGGAAGAGTAG